A genomic region of Micromonospora sp. NBC_01796 contains the following coding sequences:
- a CDS encoding XRE family transcriptional regulator has translation MPDSAHGRKIAFAAFVRKALDDARATRAWSGTEVSRRTGVSRQTINRWVRGEWASDPEAERVVAFCEGLGIPPTTAFGVLGWDRATSGRPAPSAPPMDPDVEALLRRLVDPNVSEAEKFHIRETIRYLAYRPTLPGDVRKGGKRAG, from the coding sequence GTGCCGGACAGTGCCCACGGGCGCAAGATCGCCTTCGCCGCCTTCGTACGCAAGGCCCTCGACGACGCCCGCGCCACCCGGGCGTGGTCCGGCACGGAGGTCTCCCGCCGTACCGGCGTCTCCCGCCAGACCATCAACCGATGGGTACGCGGCGAGTGGGCCAGCGACCCGGAGGCCGAACGCGTCGTCGCGTTCTGTGAAGGACTCGGCATCCCGCCTACCACCGCCTTCGGGGTGCTCGGCTGGGACCGGGCCACCTCCGGACGACCCGCCCCGAGCGCTCCGCCGATGGATCCGGACGTCGAGGCGCTGCTCCGCCGACTGGTAGATCCAAATGTCTCCGAGGCGGAGAAATTTCACATCAGAGAGACAATCAGATATCTGGCTTACCGGCCCACCTTGCCAGGAGATGTCCGAAAAGGGGGTAAGCGGGCAGGCTAG
- a CDS encoding PhoH family protein — MTTRRTNSRADQDPGATPATGRAKGGRRATTAPAAGLEPAPTGRAYVLDTSVLLSDPAAFHRFAEHEVVLPLVVISELEGKRHHPELGWFARQALRMLDELRIKHGRLDQPVPTNDAGGTLRVELNHADDSVLPPGFRNESNDTRILSVALNLAAEGREVILVSKDMPLRVKAASVGLTADEYRHGQASDPTWTGMAELELGEEQINQLYAGEPLDLDEAAGMPCHTGLVLHSPRGSALGRTAPDKTVRLVRGDREAFGLRGRSAEQRIALDLLLDESIGIISLGGRAGTGKSALALCAGLEAVMERRRHKKVIVFRPLYAVGGQELGYLPGSESEKMSPWAQAVFDTLGAVVHDNVMDEVLARGMLEVLPLTHIRGRSLHDAFVIVDEAQSLERGVLLTVLSRVGQGSRVVLTHDVAQRDNLRVGRHDGVTAVIEALKGHPLFAHVTLTRSERSPIAEVVTDLLEDIPL, encoded by the coding sequence GTGACGACTCGCCGTACCAACTCCAGGGCCGACCAGGACCCGGGCGCGACTCCCGCGACCGGCCGTGCAAAGGGCGGACGGAGGGCCACCACGGCCCCGGCCGCCGGTCTGGAGCCCGCACCAACCGGCCGTGCCTATGTTCTGGACACCTCGGTGTTGCTCTCCGACCCGGCGGCTTTCCACCGGTTCGCCGAGCACGAGGTCGTCCTCCCGCTCGTGGTGATCTCCGAGTTGGAGGGGAAACGACACCATCCGGAGCTGGGCTGGTTCGCCCGCCAGGCCCTGCGCATGCTCGACGAACTGCGGATCAAGCACGGCCGGCTGGACCAGCCGGTGCCGACCAACGACGCCGGCGGCACGCTGCGGGTCGAGCTGAACCACGCCGACGACTCGGTGCTGCCGCCCGGTTTCCGGAACGAGTCCAACGACACGCGGATCCTCTCGGTCGCGCTCAACCTCGCCGCCGAGGGCCGCGAGGTGATCCTGGTCAGCAAGGACATGCCGCTGCGGGTCAAGGCCGCCTCGGTCGGCCTGACCGCGGACGAGTACCGGCACGGCCAGGCCAGCGACCCGACCTGGACCGGCATGGCCGAGCTGGAGCTGGGGGAGGAGCAGATAAACCAGCTGTACGCGGGTGAGCCGCTGGACCTGGACGAGGCGGCCGGGATGCCGTGTCACACCGGTCTGGTCCTGCACTCGCCCCGGGGCTCGGCGCTCGGCCGTACCGCCCCGGACAAGACCGTACGGCTGGTTCGCGGCGACCGGGAGGCGTTCGGGTTGCGCGGGCGCTCGGCGGAGCAGCGGATCGCCCTGGACCTGTTGCTCGACGAGTCGATCGGGATCATCTCGCTCGGCGGACGGGCCGGCACCGGGAAGTCCGCGCTGGCGCTCTGCGCCGGGCTGGAGGCGGTGATGGAGCGCCGCCGGCACAAGAAGGTGATCGTGTTCCGCCCGCTCTACGCGGTCGGTGGCCAGGAGTTGGGCTACCTGCCGGGGTCGGAGTCGGAGAAGATGTCGCCGTGGGCCCAGGCGGTCTTCGACACCCTCGGCGCCGTGGTGCACGACAACGTGATGGACGAGGTGCTCGCCCGCGGGATGCTCGAGGTGCTCCCGCTGACCCACATCCGGGGCCGGAGCCTGCACGACGCCTTCGTCATCGTGGACGAGGCGCAGTCGCTGGAGCGTGGGGTCCTGCTCACCGTCCTGTCTCGGGTCGGTCAGGGGTCCAGGGTGGTGCTCACCCACGATGTCGCCCAGCGCGACAACCTCCGGGTCGGCCGGCACGACGGGGTCACCGCGGTGATCGAGGCGCTCAAGGGGCACCCGCTCTTCGCGCACGTCACGCTGACCCGGTCGGAACGGTCCCCGATCGCGGAGGTTGTCACCGATCTGTTGGAGGACATCCCGTTGTAA
- a CDS encoding lytic transglycosylase domain-containing protein — MSRLWSRFGVRTLAVSLLVVGVTGGYFLGQDRETQQVGINAQLIADAERAEFDLLRERNAAHKQAMAAQLTAEREATRKAAETAKAAAERARKADAAADRKKREAKAANAPVKPYDGPIPDSCNEYSGNRAVGCALMLEAGFPLAEMPCLEKLWTKESGWNPKASNPSGAYGIPQAKPGNKMSSAGADWQNSAATQIKWGLGYVKSRYKTPCGAWSFFQSKGYY; from the coding sequence GTGAGTCGGCTGTGGAGCCGCTTCGGCGTCCGGACACTCGCGGTCTCACTGCTGGTGGTGGGCGTCACCGGCGGATATTTCCTGGGCCAGGACCGGGAAACCCAGCAGGTCGGCATCAACGCCCAACTCATCGCCGACGCCGAGCGCGCGGAGTTCGACCTGTTGCGTGAGCGCAACGCCGCGCACAAGCAGGCGATGGCCGCCCAGTTGACCGCCGAGCGGGAAGCCACCCGCAAGGCCGCCGAAACCGCGAAGGCGGCTGCTGAGCGGGCGCGCAAGGCCGACGCGGCGGCCGACCGGAAGAAGCGGGAAGCCAAGGCGGCCAACGCACCGGTCAAGCCGTACGACGGGCCGATCCCGGACTCGTGCAACGAGTACAGCGGCAACCGCGCGGTCGGCTGCGCGCTCATGCTGGAAGCCGGGTTCCCGCTGGCCGAGATGCCCTGCCTGGAGAAGCTCTGGACCAAGGAGAGCGGCTGGAACCCCAAGGCGAGCAACCCCTCGGGGGCGTACGGCATCCCGCAGGCCAAGCCCGGCAACAAGATGAGCAGCGCCGGTGCGGACTGGCAGAACAGCGCCGCCACCCAGATCAAGTGGGGGCTGGGCTACGTCAAGAGTCGGTACAAGACGCCCTGCGGGGCGTGGTCGTTCTTCCAGAGCAAGGGCTACTACTGA
- a CDS encoding rhomboid family intramembrane serine protease — protein sequence MTFDSRSGGDPYRFGTDAFYASLGKAFVAMCAVVPVLFAIEGIDYWLGAGLDATAGIIPHRIDGLDGVFFAPFLHHGFNHLYSNSVPLILLGTFVLAAGARRFLYSTLVIMFVSGLGVWFTGSANSIVVGASGIIFGYLGLLLMRGIVERSWWNFAVVLLVGLLYGGQLFGVLPTDEPISWQGHLFGLIGGLVAAILFRRRPQRDAYSSESTLSYP from the coding sequence GTGACATTCGATTCCCGTAGCGGCGGAGACCCGTACCGGTTCGGCACCGACGCCTTCTACGCCTCCCTGGGCAAGGCGTTCGTGGCCATGTGCGCGGTCGTCCCGGTGCTCTTCGCGATCGAGGGGATCGACTACTGGCTGGGCGCGGGACTGGACGCCACGGCCGGGATCATCCCGCACCGGATCGACGGCCTGGACGGCGTGTTCTTCGCGCCGTTCCTGCACCACGGCTTCAACCACCTCTACAGCAACAGCGTGCCGCTGATCCTGCTCGGTACGTTCGTGCTCGCCGCCGGAGCCCGCCGGTTCCTCTACTCCACCCTGGTGATCATGTTCGTCAGCGGGCTGGGGGTGTGGTTCACCGGCTCGGCGAACTCGATCGTGGTGGGTGCCAGCGGGATCATCTTCGGCTACCTGGGACTGCTGCTCATGCGCGGCATCGTCGAGCGGAGCTGGTGGAACTTCGCGGTGGTCCTGCTGGTCGGGCTCCTGTACGGCGGGCAGCTGTTCGGCGTACTGCCGACCGACGAGCCGATCTCCTGGCAGGGGCACCTGTTCGGGCTGATCGGCGGGCTGGTGGCGGCGATCCTGTTCCGGCGCCGCCCGCAACGGGACGCCTACTCCTCCGAGTCGACGCTGAGCTACCCCTGA
- a CDS encoding NAD(P)/FAD-dependent oxidoreductase, whose product MREVDVAIIGAGPTGLFAAYYAGFRGLSVALIDALPEPGGQVTAMYPEKVIYDVAGFPSIKGRDLVSNLVVQAAAFDPEYLLGVRAEKLSYQADRPVLSLSDGTVLHCGSVLITGGLGSFTPRPLPAADSFVGGGIVFFVPHLADLAGHDVLIIGGGDSAFDWAQALAPLAASVTLVHRREKFRAHAATVDRVRKLPVRIVVNAEVTRIHGDGTVTGADIVVKGGVAETVPVNTVVAALGFTADLGPLAEWGLALDKRHILVDSTMLTNLPRVFAAGDITEYPGKVRLIATGFGEAATAVNNAAVVIDPAAHLFPGHSSDAG is encoded by the coding sequence ATGCGCGAGGTCGATGTCGCCATAATCGGGGCCGGTCCGACCGGCCTCTTCGCCGCCTACTACGCCGGCTTCCGGGGCCTTTCCGTCGCGCTGATCGACGCGTTGCCCGAGCCCGGTGGCCAGGTCACCGCGATGTACCCGGAGAAGGTCATCTACGACGTGGCGGGGTTCCCGTCGATCAAGGGTCGGGACCTGGTGTCGAACCTGGTGGTCCAGGCCGCCGCGTTCGACCCCGAGTACCTGCTCGGCGTACGGGCCGAGAAGCTCTCGTACCAGGCGGACCGGCCGGTGCTGAGCCTGAGCGACGGCACCGTGCTGCACTGCGGGTCGGTGCTGATCACCGGCGGGCTGGGCAGCTTCACCCCCCGCCCACTGCCGGCGGCGGACAGCTTCGTCGGCGGCGGCATCGTCTTCTTCGTACCGCACCTGGCCGACCTGGCCGGCCACGACGTGCTGATCATCGGTGGCGGGGACTCGGCCTTCGACTGGGCTCAGGCACTGGCGCCACTGGCCGCGTCGGTCACCCTGGTGCACCGGCGGGAGAAGTTCCGGGCACACGCCGCGACCGTGGACCGGGTACGCAAGCTCCCGGTCCGGATCGTGGTCAACGCCGAGGTGACCAGGATCCACGGTGACGGCACGGTCACCGGCGCGGACATCGTCGTCAAGGGTGGGGTCGCGGAAACGGTGCCGGTGAACACCGTGGTCGCCGCGCTCGGCTTCACCGCCGACCTCGGTCCGCTGGCCGAGTGGGGGCTGGCGCTCGACAAGCGGCACATCCTGGTCGACAGCACCATGCTGACCAACCTGCCGAGGGTCTTCGCCGCCGGTGACATCACCGAATATCCGGGCAAGGTCCGGCTGATCGCCACCGGGTTCGGCGAGGCGGCCACCGCGGTCAACAACGCCGCCGTGGTGATCGACCCGGCCGCCCACCTCTTCCCCGGCCACTCCTCCGACGCCGGCTGA
- a CDS encoding DMT family transporter, translating to MSLLETRTVAQPAPDTRRRAGAVGLAVVSGGAVAVQSRINGELGVRLHDGIAAAVVSFGLGLIALVLLVFGSRAGRRHLGVFRSALRDGSLRPWQCLGGACGAFMVANQGLTVGRLGVAIFTVAVVAGQSASSLVVDRAGIGPAGRQLVTPARLAGAALTVPAVFLAVGDRPDDPAGLVLALLPLLAGLGLAWQQAVNGRVRAASGSVLTATFVNFAVGAAALLAAFAVSLLFRGWPSGSLPTEPWLYLGGPIGILFIAIAAALVRFTGVLLLSLATIAGQVVGAVLIDLAAPGDAARPGPFTLLGAALTLVAVVVGGRRNKAARKGSS from the coding sequence ATGAGCCTGCTCGAGACGCGTACCGTCGCACAACCAGCCCCCGACACCCGCCGCCGGGCCGGCGCCGTCGGACTCGCCGTCGTCTCCGGCGGCGCGGTCGCCGTGCAGTCCCGGATCAACGGCGAACTCGGCGTACGGCTGCACGACGGCATCGCCGCCGCCGTCGTCTCGTTCGGCCTGGGGCTGATCGCGCTCGTCCTGCTGGTCTTCGGCAGTCGCGCCGGACGCCGCCACCTCGGGGTGTTCCGCTCCGCCCTGCGCGACGGCTCGCTGCGCCCGTGGCAGTGCCTCGGCGGTGCCTGCGGCGCGTTCATGGTGGCCAACCAGGGACTGACCGTCGGCCGGCTCGGGGTGGCGATCTTCACCGTCGCCGTGGTCGCCGGCCAGTCGGCGAGCAGTCTGGTGGTCGACCGGGCCGGAATCGGGCCGGCGGGGCGGCAACTGGTCACCCCGGCCCGGCTGGCCGGTGCGGCGCTCACCGTACCGGCGGTGTTCCTCGCGGTCGGTGACCGCCCGGACGACCCGGCCGGGCTGGTCCTGGCCCTGCTGCCGCTCCTCGCCGGGCTCGGCCTGGCCTGGCAGCAGGCCGTCAACGGCCGGGTACGGGCCGCCTCCGGCAGCGTCCTGACCGCGACGTTCGTCAACTTCGCGGTCGGCGCGGCGGCCCTCCTGGCCGCCTTCGCGGTCAGCCTCCTGTTCCGTGGCTGGCCGTCCGGCTCGCTGCCCACCGAGCCGTGGCTGTATCTCGGCGGCCCGATCGGGATCCTGTTCATCGCGATCGCCGCCGCCCTGGTCCGGTTCACCGGGGTGCTGCTGCTCAGCCTGGCGACGATCGCGGGGCAGGTGGTCGGCGCGGTCCTGATCGACCTCGCCGCACCCGGCGACGCCGCCCGACCGGGACCGTTCACCCTGCTCGGAGCGGCCCTCACCCTGGTCGCGGTGGTCGTAGGCGGCCGCCGTAACAAGGCCGCACGGAAGGGCTCCTCCTGA
- the glpX gene encoding class II fructose-bisphosphatase, whose product MTVTRTRIPQDLDRNLALDLVRVTEAAAMAAGRWVGRGDKEGGDGAAVDAMRKLINSIPMRGVVVIGEGEKDNAPMLFNGEVVGDGTGPEVDVAVDPVDGTTLMSKGMPNALAVLAVAERGAMFDPSAVFYMEKIAVGPAYADVIDINAGVADNLRRIAEIKDTEVSDVTVCVLDRPRHDGLIREIRRVGAGIRFISDGDIAGAIAAARGESGVDVLMGIGGTPEGITAACALKCMGGAMQAKLWPQDENERAKALAAGHDLDRVLFTDDLVTGDNCFFVATGVTSGDLLRGVSYRSGGAYTQSIVMRSKSGTIRVIDSYHRLEKLNLYSAVDYDGRPLAEQE is encoded by the coding sequence ATGACCGTCACCAGGACTCGAATCCCCCAGGACCTGGACCGCAACCTTGCCCTGGACCTGGTCCGGGTGACCGAGGCCGCGGCCATGGCCGCCGGTCGCTGGGTCGGCCGCGGCGACAAGGAGGGCGGCGACGGCGCGGCCGTCGACGCCATGCGGAAGCTGATCAACTCGATCCCGATGCGCGGGGTGGTGGTGATCGGTGAGGGCGAAAAGGACAACGCGCCCATGTTGTTCAACGGCGAGGTGGTCGGCGACGGGACCGGTCCCGAGGTCGACGTGGCGGTCGACCCGGTGGACGGCACCACGCTGATGAGCAAGGGCATGCCGAACGCCCTGGCCGTGCTCGCGGTCGCCGAGCGGGGCGCCATGTTCGACCCGAGCGCCGTCTTCTACATGGAGAAGATCGCCGTCGGCCCGGCGTACGCCGACGTGATCGACATCAACGCCGGGGTGGCCGACAACCTGCGCCGGATCGCCGAGATCAAGGACACCGAGGTGTCCGACGTCACTGTCTGCGTACTCGACCGGCCCCGGCACGACGGGCTGATCCGGGAGATCCGACGGGTCGGCGCGGGCATCCGGTTCATCTCCGACGGCGACATCGCCGGTGCCATCGCCGCCGCCCGGGGCGAGTCCGGGGTCGACGTCCTGATGGGCATCGGCGGCACCCCCGAGGGCATCACCGCCGCCTGCGCCCTCAAGTGCATGGGCGGGGCGATGCAGGCGAAGCTCTGGCCGCAGGACGAGAACGAGCGGGCCAAGGCGCTCGCCGCCGGCCACGACCTCGACCGGGTGCTGTTCACCGACGACCTGGTCACCGGGGACAACTGTTTCTTCGTCGCGACCGGGGTCACCTCCGGCGACCTGCTGCGCGGGGTCAGCTACCGCTCCGGTGGGGCGTACACGCAGTCGATCGTGATGCGGTCCAAGAGCGGCACGATCCGCGTGATCGACTCCTACCACCGGCTGGAGAAGCTCAACCTCTACTCGGCCGTCGACTACGACGGCCGTCCGCTGGCCGAGCAGGAATGA